One region of Streptomyces subrutilus genomic DNA includes:
- a CDS encoding quaternary amine ABC transporter ATP-binding protein, protein MFSVRGLWKVFGPRRKAALVPGSEHAELSAAELRERTGCTAAVRDVGFDVRKGEAFVVMGLSGSGKSTLVRCLTRLIEPTAGSLSIDGEDVLAMDPARLRELRRHRASMVFQHFGLLPHRTVLDNVAYGLEIQGMGRADRRAKAAEMVAKVGLDGLEDRRPGQLSGGQQQRVGLARALAADPEVLLFDEPFSALDPLIRREMQGEVARLHHEEGRTMVFITHDLSEALRLGDRIALMRDGRIVQLGTPEEIVGSPADDYVRDFVRDVPREQVLTVRSAMRPATDGEAGRGPALTPATTVVEAIEAVARSGGPARVVDGGRCLGVVDDAGLLAVVAGLPAPAGRGVAA, encoded by the coding sequence GTGTTCTCCGTACGGGGCCTGTGGAAGGTCTTCGGTCCGCGGCGCAAGGCCGCCCTGGTGCCGGGCTCCGAGCACGCCGAGCTGTCCGCCGCCGAACTGCGCGAGCGGACGGGCTGTACGGCCGCCGTCCGCGACGTCGGCTTCGACGTCCGCAAGGGCGAGGCCTTCGTCGTCATGGGCCTGTCCGGTTCGGGCAAGTCCACCCTGGTGCGCTGCCTGACCCGGCTGATCGAGCCCACGGCCGGATCGCTGTCCATCGACGGCGAGGACGTCCTCGCGATGGATCCGGCCCGGCTGCGCGAACTGCGCCGCCACCGCGCCTCCATGGTCTTCCAGCACTTCGGCCTGCTGCCGCACCGCACCGTCCTGGACAACGTCGCCTACGGTCTGGAGATCCAGGGCATGGGCCGCGCCGACCGGCGTGCCAAGGCGGCCGAGATGGTCGCCAAGGTCGGCCTCGACGGCCTCGAGGACCGCCGGCCCGGGCAGCTGTCCGGCGGCCAGCAGCAGCGCGTCGGCCTCGCGCGAGCCCTGGCGGCCGACCCGGAAGTGCTGTTGTTCGACGAGCCGTTCAGCGCGCTCGACCCGCTGATCCGCCGCGAGATGCAGGGCGAGGTGGCCCGGCTCCACCACGAGGAGGGCCGCACGATGGTCTTCATCACGCACGACCTGTCAGAGGCGCTGCGCCTCGGCGACCGGATCGCGCTGATGCGCGACGGCCGCATCGTGCAGCTCGGCACTCCGGAGGAGATCGTGGGCTCCCCCGCCGACGACTACGTACGGGACTTCGTCCGCGACGTGCCGCGCGAGCAGGTGCTCACCGTGCGCAGCGCGATGCGCCCGGCGACGGACGGCGAGGCCGGCCGGGGCCCGGCGCTGACCCCCGCGACCACCGTGGTGGAGGCCATCGAGGCCGTCGCCCGCAGCGGCGGTCCGGCGCGGGTCGTCGACGGCGGCCGCTGCCTGGGCGTCGTCGACGACGCGGGGCTGCTCGCGGTGGTGGCCGGTCTGCCGGCCCCGGCCGGGCGGGGGGTGGCGGCATGA